Proteins from a single region of Undibacterium sp. KW1:
- the trpD gene encoding anthranilate phosphoribosyltransferase yields MTISQQEALTRLIEHREIFHDEMLFLFRKLMGGEMSPVMITALTMGLRVKKESIGEITAAAQVMREFSTKVPLANTDNMIDIVGTGGDGAHTFNISTASMFVTAAAGARVAKHGGRSVSSSSGSADVLESLGANINLKPEQIAQSIAQTGIGFMFAPNHHAAMKHAAPVRRELGVRTIFNILGPLTNPAGAPNILMGVFHPDLVGIQIRVLQRLGAQHALVVWGRDNMDEVSLGAPTMVGELVNGEIREYDIHPEDFGLQMVSNRNLRVNGADESKAKILEVMNNVEGAATDIVALNAGTALYGAGIATSIADGVKLAQAAIASGAAKAKLEQFIAVTQQLGK; encoded by the coding sequence ATGACCATCTCTCAACAAGAAGCACTGACACGCCTGATAGAACACCGTGAAATTTTTCACGATGAAATGCTGTTCCTGTTCCGCAAACTGATGGGTGGCGAAATGTCGCCAGTCATGATCACCGCGCTGACTATGGGCCTGCGCGTCAAGAAAGAAAGCATAGGCGAGATCACCGCAGCAGCTCAAGTGATGCGTGAATTCTCGACCAAGGTACCACTGGCAAATACGGACAACATGATCGACATCGTCGGTACTGGTGGTGACGGTGCGCATACTTTCAATATCTCTACTGCATCGATGTTCGTTACTGCCGCCGCTGGTGCGCGTGTTGCCAAGCACGGTGGCCGCAGTGTGTCTTCCTCTTCCGGCAGTGCCGATGTGCTCGAATCATTGGGCGCGAACATCAACCTCAAGCCTGAACAAATTGCCCAGTCGATAGCACAAACCGGTATAGGTTTCATGTTTGCACCGAATCACCATGCGGCGATGAAGCATGCGGCGCCGGTGCGCCGTGAACTGGGTGTACGTACCATCTTCAATATCCTGGGGCCACTGACCAACCCTGCTGGCGCACCGAATATCTTGATGGGCGTATTCCACCCTGATCTGGTGGGTATACAAATCCGCGTCTTGCAAAGACTGGGGGCGCAACATGCACTGGTGGTGTGGGGGCGTGACAATATGGATGAAGTCTCACTCGGTGCACCGACCATGGTAGGTGAGCTCGTGAATGGTGAAATCCGCGAATACGATATCCACCCGGAAGACTTTGGTTTGCAAATGGTATCCAACCGCAATCTGCGTGTAAATGGTGCAGACGAATCAAAAGCCAAGATATTGGAAGTGATGAACAATGTTGAAGGCGCAGCAACTGATATCGTCGCCCTGAATGCAGGTACAGCCCTGTACGGTGCAGGCATAGCCACGTCGATTGCAGATGGCGTCAAGCTGGCCCAGGCAGCTATCGCATCCGGCGCAGCCAAGGCCAAGCTGGAACAGTTCATAGCAGTCACCCAGCAATTAGGGAAGTAA
- a CDS encoding aminodeoxychorismate/anthranilate synthase component II has protein sequence MLLMIDNYDSFTYNLVQYFAELGEDVRTYRNDEITIEEIEALKPDHICISPGPCTPAEAGVSIAVIERFAGKTPILGVCLGHQAIGAAFGGKVIRAKQVMHGKTSAIAHTGVGVFRNLPSPYTITRYHSLAIERASLPDCLEVTAWTDDGEIMGVRHKEFNLEGVQFHPESILSEHGHALLKNFLTGTAS, from the coding sequence ATGCTACTGATGATAGACAACTACGATTCCTTCACCTACAACCTGGTGCAATATTTTGCCGAGCTGGGTGAGGATGTGCGTACCTACCGTAATGATGAAATTACGATAGAAGAGATAGAGGCGTTGAAGCCTGATCATATCTGCATTTCGCCCGGTCCTTGTACACCAGCAGAAGCAGGTGTTTCCATCGCCGTCATAGAACGCTTTGCTGGCAAGACGCCTATCCTCGGTGTCTGCCTTGGTCACCAGGCCATAGGTGCGGCATTTGGCGGCAAAGTCATCCGCGCCAAGCAGGTCATGCATGGCAAGACTTCTGCCATTGCGCATACTGGCGTTGGCGTCTTCAGAAATTTACCCAGCCCTTACACGATTACCCGTTATCACTCCCTGGCGATAGAACGCGCCAGCCTGCCGGATTGCCTGGAAGTGACTGCATGGACAGATGACGGCGAAATCATGGGTGTGCGCCATAAGGAATTCAATCTCGAAGGCGTGCAATTCCACCCCGAATCCATATTGTCCGAGCATGGCCACGCCCTGCTGAAAAACTTTTTGACTGGAACAGCATCATGA
- the trpE gene encoding anthranilate synthase component I produces MTELEFKSLAAQGYNRIPMIAEAFADLETPLTLYLKLAQTQNAGKNTFLLESVMGGERFGRYSFIGLPANTLVRSFGDKVEVLKNGQIIESRDMNPLDFIAEFQARFKVALRPGLPRFCGGLAGYFGYDAVRHVEKRLAGKAPKDDLGLPEIQLLLTEELAVIDNVSGKLYLIVYADPTQPEAWSKARQRLKDLRAMLRRSVDAPVTSASVRTEAIRDFAKDDYLKAVEKAKEYIMAGDLMQVQVGQRIKKPYVDSPLSLYRALRSLNPSPYMYFYNFGDMQIIGASPEILVRNESLNDGSKKVTIRPLAGTRPRGATPERDAELAKELLADPKEIAEHVMLIDLARNDIGRIAQTGSVKVTDQMVIEKYSHVQHIVSNVEGVLQADLSNLDVLKATFPAGTLSGAPKVRAMELIDELEPVKRGIYGGACGYLSFGGEMDLAIAIRTGVLKDGMLYVQAAAGVVADSVPEMEWQETENKARAVLRAAEQVQDGLDGEI; encoded by the coding sequence ATGACCGAACTCGAATTCAAATCGTTGGCCGCGCAAGGCTACAACCGTATCCCCATGATTGCGGAAGCTTTCGCCGATCTGGAAACCCCGCTCACCCTGTATCTGAAACTCGCGCAAACCCAGAATGCCGGCAAGAATACTTTCTTGCTTGAATCCGTCATGGGTGGCGAGCGTTTTGGACGCTATTCCTTCATAGGCTTGCCTGCCAATACCCTGGTGCGCAGCTTTGGCGACAAAGTCGAAGTCCTGAAAAATGGCCAGATCATCGAAAGCCGCGACATGAACCCGCTGGATTTCATTGCTGAATTCCAGGCGCGTTTCAAGGTGGCATTGCGCCCTGGCCTACCACGCTTCTGCGGTGGTCTGGCTGGCTACTTTGGTTACGACGCCGTGCGCCATGTAGAAAAACGCCTGGCTGGCAAGGCACCAAAAGATGATCTGGGCTTGCCAGAAATTCAGTTATTGCTGACTGAAGAACTGGCCGTCATCGACAATGTATCCGGCAAACTCTATCTCATCGTGTATGCCGACCCTACCCAGCCAGAAGCCTGGTCCAAAGCCCGCCAGCGTCTGAAAGACTTGCGCGCCATGCTGCGCCGTAGTGTTGATGCGCCTGTTACATCGGCTTCAGTCCGTACAGAAGCCATACGCGACTTCGCCAAGGATGATTATCTGAAGGCAGTAGAAAAAGCCAAGGAATACATCATGGCAGGCGACCTCATGCAGGTGCAAGTTGGCCAGCGCATCAAAAAACCCTATGTCGATTCACCGCTGTCACTGTACCGCGCCTTGCGTTCGCTGAACCCTTCGCCTTATATGTATTTCTATAATTTTGGCGATATGCAAATCATCGGCGCATCTCCAGAAATCCTGGTGCGCAATGAGAGCCTGAATGATGGCAGCAAGAAGGTCACGATACGCCCACTGGCAGGCACCCGCCCACGCGGCGCTACTCCAGAACGCGATGCAGAACTGGCGAAAGAATTGCTGGCTGACCCGAAAGAAATCGCCGAACACGTGATGCTCATCGACCTGGCCCGCAATGACATAGGCCGCATTGCCCAGACCGGTAGCGTCAAGGTCACCGACCAGATGGTCATCGAAAAATATTCGCACGTGCAACACATCGTCTCGAATGTAGAAGGTGTCTTGCAAGCCGATTTGTCCAACCTTGATGTATTGAAAGCCACCTTCCCGGCAGGCACTTTGTCTGGCGCTCCCAAGGTCAGGGCGATGGAACTCATTGATGAACTCGAACCCGTCAAACGAGGCATCTATGGCGGTGCCTGCGGTTACCTGTCCTTCGGCGGTGAAATGGATTTGGCGATTGCCATACGCACCGGTGTCTTGAAGGATGGCATGCTGTATGTACAGGCAGCCGCTGGCGTGGTGGCTGATTCAGTGCCAGAAATGGAATGGCAGGAAACCGAAAACAAGGCGCGCGCAGTATTGCGTGCAGCTGAACAAGTGCAAGATGGCCTGGATGGAGAGATTTGA